The Ictidomys tridecemlineatus isolate mIctTri1 chromosome 6, mIctTri1.hap1, whole genome shotgun sequence genome includes a region encoding these proteins:
- the Fbxl14 gene encoding F-box/LRR-repeat protein 14 — METHISCLFPELLAMIFGYLDVRDKGRAAQVCTAWRDAAYHKSVWRGVEAKLHLRRANPSLFPSLQARGIRRVQILSLRRSLSYVIQGMANIESLNLSGCYNLTDNGLGHAFVQEIGSLRALNLSLCKQITDSSLGRIAQYLKGLEVLELGGCSNITNTGLLLIAWGLQRLKSLNLRSCRHLSDVGIGHLAGMTRSAAEGCLGLEQLTLQDCQKLTDLSLKHISRGLTGLRLLNLSFCGGISDAGLLHLSHMGSLRSLNLRSCDNISDTGIMHLAMGSLRLSGLDVSFCDKVGDQSLAYIAQGLDGLKSLSLCSCHISDDGINRMVRQMHGLRTLNIGQCVRITDKGLELIAEHLSQLTGIDLYGCTRITKRGLERITQLPCLKVLNLGLWQMTDSEKVR; from the coding sequence atggaGACCCACATCTCGTGTTTGTTTCCCGAGCTGCTGGCCATGATCTTCGGCTACCTAGACGTGCGGGACAAGGGGCGCGCGGCGCAGGTGTGCACGGCCTGGCGGGACGCCGCCTACCACAAGTCGGTATGGCGAGGGGTGGAGGCCAAGCTGCACCTGCGCCGGGCCAACCCGTCGCTGTTCCCCAGCCTGCAGGCCCGGGGCATCCGCCGTGTGCAGATCCTGAGCCTCCGCCGCAGCCTCAGCTACGTGATCCAGGGCATGGCCAACATCGAAAGCCTCAACCTCAGCGGCTGCTACAACCTCACCGACAACGGACTGGGCCACGCATTTGTGCAGGAAATCGGCTCCTTGCGCGCCCTCAACCTGAGCCTCTGCAAGCAGATCACTGACAGCAGTCTGGGCCGAATAGCCCAGTACCTCAAGGGCCTGGAGGTGCTGGAGCTGGGGGGTTGCAGCAATATTACCAACACCGGCCTTCTGCTCATCGCCTGGGGTCTGCAGCGCCTCAAGAGCCTTAATCTCCGCAGCTGCCGCCACCTCTCGGACGTGGGCATCGGGCACCTGGCCGGCATGACGCGCAGCGCGGCGGAGGGTTGCCTGGGCCTGGAGCAGCTCACGCTGCAGGACTGCCAGAAGCTCACGGATCTTTCTCTAAAGCACATCTCCCGAGGGCTGACAGGCCTGAGGCTCCTCAACCTCAGCTTCTGTGGGGGCATCTCAGacgcaggccttctgcacctgtcGCACATGGGCAGCCTACGCAGCCTTAACCTGCGCTCCTGCGACAATATCAGTGACACAGGCATCATGCATCTAGCCATGGGCAGCCTGCGCCTCTCGGGGTTAGATGTGTCCTTCTGTGACAAAGTGGGGGACCAGAGTCTGGCCTACATAGCCCAGGGGCTGGACGGCCTCAAGTCCCTCTCCCTTTGCTCCTGCCACATCAGTGATGATGGCATCAACCGCATGGTGCGGCAGATGCACGGGCTGCGCACGCTCAACATTGGACAGTGTGTGCGCATCACGGACAAGGGCCTGGAGCTGATTGCTGAGCACCTGAGCCAGCTCACTGGCATAGACCTGTACGGCTGTACCCGGATCACCAAGCGCGGCCTGGAGCGCATCACGCAGCTGCCCTGCCTCAAGGTACTCAACCTGGGACTCTGGCAAATGACGGACAGTGAGAAGGTCAGGTGA